The stretch of DNA GTTGGTGATAATGATGCGTCAAAAAATAAGAGTTAAAATAAAATCTTACGACCACAGAACTTTGGATCAATCAGTGAAGAGAATTGTTGATACCGTTCAAAGAACAGGCGCTGTAGTACAGGGCCCTATTCCTCTTCCGACAAGACGTGAGCTGTTTTGTGTTATCAGATCGCCTCACATAGATAAAGATTCACAGGAACACTT from Thermodesulfobium sp. 4217-1 encodes:
- the rpsJ gene encoding 30S ribosomal protein S10, whose translation is MMRQKIRVKIKSYDHRTLDQSVKRIVDTVQRTGAVVQGPIPLPTRRELFCVIRSPHIDKDSQEHFEVLTHKRLIDIVDPTPRTMDALRDLDLPAGVDIEVKV